In one Dermatophilaceae bacterium Sec6.4 genomic region, the following are encoded:
- a CDS encoding HAD-IA family hydrolase encodes MSVRAVLWDADGVLQYTPDCSWDLAVQVVAQFPDTLIGAAIDEDRIRATVHQLGLGDHVEDILSVWSTFDLLAPSLEVVSLVRAAGTACYLATNQDSYRAAGMRQNTAYDQILDGLYFSCDIGIAKPSRAFFKHVVTDLGLVPDQLLFLDDQSKNIAGARSAGLNAEQWAHDDGVARLTDILHAHGVRVDQARDESCQDPSDAANDQEHRCRLIGCLGEVGSCGRFGTSGRSFQ; translated from the coding sequence ATGTCTGTGAGAGCCGTCCTCTGGGATGCCGACGGCGTCCTCCAATACACGCCTGACTGCTCCTGGGACCTGGCGGTCCAGGTCGTTGCGCAATTCCCTGACACGTTGATCGGCGCTGCAATCGACGAGGACCGAATCCGCGCAACGGTTCACCAACTCGGCCTGGGCGATCACGTCGAGGACATCCTTTCCGTGTGGTCCACTTTCGATCTGCTAGCGCCAAGTCTGGAGGTCGTGTCCCTGGTGCGAGCAGCGGGAACTGCGTGTTATCTCGCCACCAATCAGGACTCCTACCGGGCTGCGGGCATGCGTCAGAACACTGCGTACGACCAGATCCTCGACGGGTTGTACTTCTCGTGTGACATCGGCATTGCGAAGCCCTCGCGAGCCTTCTTCAAACACGTCGTCACCGACCTGGGCCTCGTGCCGGACCAACTGCTGTTCCTCGACGACCAGTCAAAGAACATCGCGGGTGCCCGATCAGCCGGACTCAACGCGGAGCAATGGGCACATGACGACGGAGTCGCACGGCTAACGGACATCCTGCACGCCCACGGTGTCCGGGTGGACCAGGCCCGCGACGAGTCTTGCCAGGACCCCTCAGATGCGGCCAACGATCAAGAGCACCGGTGTCGGCTTATCGGATGTCTTGGCGAGGTGGGCTCGTGCGGACGATTTGGAACGTCTGGTCGTTCTTTTCAGTGA
- a CDS encoding ISL3 family transposase — MPDATFATPDLTTFARLDELGLTVFGQRLEPGRAVLACRVLEPDDWCHRCGCQGLARDTVIRTLAHEPLGWRPTTLLVSVRRYRCAECGHVWRQDTTPAAQPRAKLSQRALGWALEAIVCQHLTVARVAESLGVSWNTANDAVLAEGQRVLIGDPCRFDGVSAIGVDEHVWRHTRRGEKYVTVIIDLTPVRAGTGPSRLLDMVPGRSKQAFKAWLAARPQAWRDGVEIVAMDGFTGFKTAAVEELPDAVAVMDPFHVVRLVGDALDLCRRRTQLVTCGHRGHKGDPSYAARRTLHTGADLLTDKQAARLDTLFAEDVHIDVELTWGIYQRVIEAYRDPDKARGKRAMIAVIESLSQGVPAALTEIATFGRTLKKRAADVLAYFDRPGTSNGPSEAINGRLEHLRGSALGFRNLTNYITRSLLESGGFRPYLHPRL, encoded by the coding sequence GTGCCTGACGCTACCTTCGCGACTCCTGATCTGACCACGTTCGCTCGCCTGGATGAGCTCGGTCTGACCGTCTTCGGTCAACGATTAGAACCCGGGCGGGCGGTGCTCGCGTGCCGGGTACTCGAGCCAGATGACTGGTGTCACCGGTGCGGCTGCCAGGGTCTGGCTCGCGACACCGTGATCCGGACGCTGGCCCACGAACCGCTGGGGTGGCGACCGACGACGCTGCTGGTGAGCGTGCGCCGATACCGATGCGCTGAGTGCGGGCACGTGTGGCGCCAGGACACGACGCCCGCTGCGCAGCCGCGGGCGAAGCTCTCCCAGCGCGCGTTGGGGTGGGCGCTGGAAGCGATCGTGTGCCAACACCTGACCGTTGCACGCGTCGCGGAAAGCCTTGGCGTGTCGTGGAACACCGCGAACGACGCGGTCCTGGCCGAGGGGCAGCGGGTGCTGATCGGGGACCCGTGCCGGTTCGATGGCGTAAGCGCGATCGGTGTCGATGAACACGTCTGGCGCCACACCAGGCGCGGGGAGAAGTACGTGACGGTGATCATCGACCTGACACCGGTGCGGGCCGGGACCGGCCCGTCGCGGTTGTTGGATATGGTGCCTGGCCGGTCCAAGCAGGCATTCAAGGCATGGCTCGCTGCCCGCCCGCAGGCCTGGCGCGACGGTGTGGAAATCGTGGCGATGGACGGGTTCACCGGTTTTAAGACCGCTGCGGTTGAGGAACTCCCCGACGCGGTCGCGGTCATGGACCCGTTCCACGTCGTGCGCCTCGTGGGCGATGCATTGGACCTGTGCCGGCGCCGTACCCAACTGGTCACCTGCGGGCACCGCGGCCACAAAGGCGACCCGTCGTACGCCGCCCGGCGCACGTTGCACACCGGCGCGGACCTGCTCACCGATAAGCAAGCCGCACGACTGGACACCTTGTTCGCTGAGGATGTTCACATTGATGTCGAGCTGACCTGGGGCATCTATCAACGCGTGATCGAGGCCTACCGCGACCCCGACAAGGCCCGCGGGAAACGAGCCATGATCGCGGTCATCGAGTCCCTCAGCCAGGGTGTGCCCGCCGCGCTCACCGAGATCGCCACGTTCGGGCGGACCCTCAAGAAGAGGGCAGCCGATGTCCTGGCCTACTTTGACCGCCCTGGCACCAGCAACGGACCCAGTGAGGCCATCAACGGCCGCCTGGAACACCTCCGCGGTTCCGCCCTCGGGTTCCGCAACCTGACCAACTACATCACCAGATCTCTACTTGAATCCGGCGGATTCAGACCCTACCTACACCCTCGTTTGTGA
- a CDS encoding AbrB/MazE/SpoVT family DNA-binding domain-containing protein, with amino-acid sequence MASATVTSKGQITIPADVRARLGLRPGSRLAFVATADGYEIHPQAASIRDLKGSVPMPHRPVSIDEMNEAIATAASTDSQ; translated from the coding sequence ATGGCGTCTGCAACAGTCACCAGCAAGGGTCAGATCACGATACCGGCCGACGTGCGGGCTCGGCTCGGTCTACGGCCTGGATCACGGCTTGCCTTCGTGGCCACTGCGGATGGGTACGAGATTCACCCGCAGGCGGCGTCGATCAGGGATCTCAAGGGCAGCGTGCCGATGCCGCACCGGCCAGTCAGCATCGACGAGATGAACGAGGCCATCGCTACGGCTGCTAGTACGGATAGTCAGTGA
- a CDS encoding ABC transporter ATP-binding protein, with amino-acid sequence MTDTAERSGRATNPISVQGLCKAYGGKNVVDGVDLEVRAGEVFGFLGPNGAGKTTTVDILTGCRPRTSGQVSVLGVDPAKDARKWRARLGVVPQSTGIFFEVTVGELLRQFASFYRDPLPVDEVIEMVGLTAKAGEKTQNLSGGQQRRLDVAIGVIGDPELLFLDEPTTGLDPEARREAWELVRYFGDRGTTTVLTTHYLDEVEALAQRAAIIVKGRIVEVGSIAELTDRGSREAHVAFTLPEPLRRVPLPHLRGHDAVRPDREGRVRIPTKEPSQVAFAMLSWAREHHVRELAGFRVVQPTLEDTYLALVRDQDEHTSTEGE; translated from the coding sequence GTGACTGACACCGCAGAGCGTTCCGGGCGAGCTACCAACCCGATTTCTGTGCAGGGGTTGTGCAAGGCGTACGGCGGCAAGAACGTGGTGGACGGGGTCGACCTGGAGGTACGCGCCGGTGAGGTATTCGGCTTCCTGGGTCCCAACGGGGCCGGCAAGACAACGACGGTCGACATCCTGACAGGATGTCGACCGCGCACCTCCGGCCAGGTCAGCGTGCTGGGCGTGGACCCCGCCAAAGACGCCCGCAAATGGCGGGCGCGCCTCGGTGTCGTACCCCAATCCACCGGCATCTTCTTCGAGGTCACCGTCGGGGAGTTGCTGCGGCAGTTCGCGTCGTTCTACCGGGACCCGCTGCCGGTGGATGAAGTGATCGAGATGGTCGGGCTCACCGCTAAGGCCGGAGAGAAGACACAGAACCTGTCCGGTGGTCAGCAGCGGCGGCTCGATGTGGCGATCGGGGTGATCGGCGATCCGGAGCTGTTGTTCCTGGACGAGCCGACCACCGGCCTAGACCCCGAAGCGCGCCGGGAGGCGTGGGAGCTGGTGCGGTATTTCGGTGACCGTGGCACGACGACGGTCTTGACTACCCACTACCTGGATGAGGTGGAAGCCCTCGCACAGCGTGCCGCCATCATCGTGAAGGGACGCATCGTGGAGGTGGGGAGCATTGCGGAACTGACTGACCGGGGCAGTCGTGAGGCGCACGTGGCGTTCACCCTTCCTGAGCCGCTACGCCGTGTCCCGCTGCCACACCTGCGGGGCCATGATGCTGTCCGGCCTGACCGCGAGGGTCGGGTGCGCATTCCTACCAAGGAACCCTCGCAGGTCGCGTTCGCGATGTTGTCGTGGGCCCGCGAGCATCATGTGCGGGAGCTTGCGGGATTCCGCGTCGTCCAACCGACGTTGGAAGACACCTACCTCGCGCTCGTGCGCGATCAGGACGAGCACACGAGCACCGAAGGTGAGTGA
- a CDS encoding ABC transporter permease produces MSPAHTPRATHGPGLPTRKSHAKPGHLLPAVVALSGIELRTFFRDKRSLVFVLAFPVMLLVIFGAIFNGTISGGGKTIPEKQLFMAGIIAAGVLSCAFQGLAINVVSERESGLIRRLASSPMPKAAYFIAKVVRVLVTTVIEVAILIAISVLAYGLPLPRSANGWLTLVWVVLLGAAACALMGLAYTAIIPSQNAAAAVVTPVFIALQFISGVFFPLSLLPSWMLTLGAIFPLRWMAQGLRSVFLPPQLVMAEPVHSWELHRAAIILLLWALGGLVVVARTFKWRGPRVK; encoded by the coding sequence ATGTCTCCAGCGCACACACCGCGTGCGACCCACGGGCCGGGGTTGCCCACGCGGAAATCGCACGCGAAGCCGGGGCACCTGTTGCCCGCGGTGGTGGCACTGTCTGGTATCGAGTTGCGGACCTTCTTCCGTGACAAACGGTCGCTGGTCTTTGTGTTGGCGTTTCCCGTCATGCTTCTGGTCATCTTCGGGGCCATCTTCAACGGCACCATCAGCGGTGGTGGAAAGACGATCCCTGAGAAGCAGTTGTTCATGGCGGGCATCATCGCGGCGGGTGTCCTCAGCTGCGCGTTCCAGGGGTTAGCCATCAACGTGGTCTCGGAACGGGAGTCGGGCCTCATTCGGCGGCTCGCGAGTTCGCCCATGCCCAAGGCCGCCTACTTCATCGCGAAAGTGGTGCGAGTTCTGGTCACCACAGTCATCGAGGTCGCGATCCTGATAGCTATCTCAGTGCTGGCCTACGGCCTGCCCCTGCCCCGCTCGGCCAACGGGTGGTTGACACTGGTGTGGGTGGTGCTACTCGGCGCGGCAGCGTGCGCGCTGATGGGCCTGGCCTACACCGCCATCATCCCGTCTCAGAACGCCGCGGCCGCCGTAGTCACGCCGGTGTTCATCGCCCTGCAGTTCATCTCTGGAGTGTTCTTCCCCCTTAGCCTGCTGCCCTCCTGGATGCTGACGCTCGGCGCGATCTTCCCGTTGCGGTGGATGGCACAAGGTCTGCGCTCGGTTTTCCTGCCACCCCAGCTGGTCATGGCGGAACCGGTCCACAGTTGGGAACTGCACCGAGCGGCCATCATTTTGCTGTTGTGGGCACTGGGCGGACTAGTGGTCGTCGCGCGCACCTTCAAATGGCGTGGCCCACGCGTTAAGTAA
- a CDS encoding methyltransferase domain-containing protein, with product MLPAGGDTVVVDGDALTVEVRSAYDALAQEYASRFAGTEPEQAVDLAMIDHFISLLVGDGPEVLDAGCGNGRISQYLADRGCVVRGVDLSPGMIAMAHRDHPDIATQVASIIHLPSPDDRLDGVVYWYSIIHVADSDLPAVFEEARRVLRPSGVMLVAFQAGEGVSDVGAGFRKLGYDGSLTRFNRTAEQVWGQLTLAGFCEEARLVRRPITEKNDQTFQIVRTSPPRQDIR from the coding sequence ATGTTGCCGGCTGGCGGAGACACTGTTGTTGTGGATGGTGATGCGCTGACCGTTGAGGTTCGTTCGGCATACGACGCGTTGGCGCAGGAGTACGCCTCTCGCTTTGCCGGTACTGAGCCGGAGCAGGCGGTGGACCTGGCGATGATCGACCATTTCATCTCGCTGCTGGTCGGGGACGGGCCCGAGGTGTTGGACGCCGGGTGCGGCAACGGTCGCATTTCGCAGTATCTGGCGGACCGGGGATGCGTGGTCCGTGGCGTGGATCTGTCGCCGGGGATGATCGCGATGGCTCATCGTGATCACCCGGACATCGCCACCCAGGTTGCCTCGATCATTCACCTGCCCTCTCCTGACGACCGCTTAGATGGGGTCGTCTACTGGTACTCGATCATTCACGTGGCCGATTCGGACCTGCCCGCCGTGTTTGAAGAGGCTCGTCGAGTGCTGCGACCCAGCGGAGTCATGCTGGTCGCATTCCAAGCAGGCGAGGGAGTCTCAGACGTCGGTGCCGGGTTTCGCAAGCTTGGTTATGACGGGAGCCTCACTCGCTTCAACCGCACTGCGGAGCAGGTCTGGGGTCAGCTAACTCTGGCCGGCTTCTGCGAAGAGGCACGCCTCGTGCGCCGACCCATCACTGAAAAGAACGACCAGACGTTCCAAATCGTCCGCACGAGCCCACCTCGCCAAGACATCCGATAA
- a CDS encoding GNAT family N-acetyltransferase — protein sequence MLELVSPARDRHEEWLESHREWGPGLHEDGFAVQAGDDLESAAVFGGWVEWLRSGPETFWWIVEGDAVLGGIALRPYGEVGHRVIGHIGYGIRPSARGRGVATWALTQVLDRARDAAMPGCGLVCRDDNLGSITTIERCGGVLQHALEDDHGLARHYWVAL from the coding sequence ATGCTGGAACTGGTGAGCCCGGCCCGCGACCGGCACGAGGAGTGGCTGGAGTCGCATCGTGAGTGGGGGCCAGGCCTGCACGAGGACGGTTTTGCAGTGCAGGCTGGTGATGATCTGGAGAGCGCAGCGGTATTTGGCGGGTGGGTCGAATGGTTGCGTTCAGGGCCAGAAACGTTCTGGTGGATTGTTGAAGGCGACGCGGTCTTGGGCGGTATTGCCCTGCGTCCCTACGGAGAGGTCGGGCACCGTGTGATCGGGCATATCGGGTACGGCATCCGCCCTTCCGCGCGTGGACGAGGCGTTGCTACTTGGGCTCTGACGCAGGTCCTGGATCGGGCCCGTGACGCTGCGATGCCAGGGTGTGGGTTGGTCTGTCGTGACGACAACCTCGGGTCGATCACAACGATTGAACGCTGCGGTGGTGTCCTCCAACATGCCCTGGAAGACGATCACGGGCTCGCGCGCCACTACTGGGTCGCTTTGTGA
- a CDS encoding carboxypeptidase-like regulatory domain-containing protein, producing the protein MRMQSFDGVTVSGHVLDSAGHPVADCPVGIEALTPNIGLWELDASSNSDGYWSRPVPSNASYEFQASYRGSNDKHQAATRVDVGATDVDGVDIILPGADQAWALLHELVKQGLREANILHHPPQTSEQLQAVAGTVTTSLMVGGASPQGLYESPFESPWVDEPEVLRD; encoded by the coding sequence ATGCGGATGCAGAGCTTTGACGGCGTCACCGTCAGCGGCCACGTCTTGGACTCAGCGGGACACCCCGTGGCCGACTGTCCGGTGGGAATCGAAGCCTTGACGCCCAATATTGGTCTCTGGGAACTCGATGCCAGCAGCAACAGCGACGGCTACTGGAGTCGTCCCGTGCCCTCGAACGCATCGTATGAGTTCCAAGCCAGCTACCGGGGAAGCAACGACAAACATCAGGCGGCTACCCGCGTTGATGTTGGGGCCACCGACGTGGACGGCGTGGACATCATCCTGCCTGGTGCCGACCAAGCATGGGCACTGCTGCATGAACTGGTGAAACAAGGCCTGCGGGAGGCCAATATTCTGCACCATCCCCCGCAGACCTCTGAGCAACTCCAGGCCGTCGCGGGAACGGTCACCACCTCACTGATGGTTGGTGGTGCCAGCCCACAAGGGCTGTACGAATCCCCGTTCGAGTCGCCGTGGGTCGATGAGCCAGAAGTACTGCGCGACTAG
- a CDS encoding acyltransferase family protein, producing MPRPVDSHTTYRPGLDGVRALAVGLVIVFHLGLTGFKGGLLGVGIFFTLSGYLITGLLISGWQRRGGWGLRTFWLRRARRLLPAVIVVLATSMAVVAITDPADLARRAVEALAALVYVANWHTIATGGSYFVQVHGSGPYEHLWSLSVEEQFYLIWPLLLVLLVALTRARLKLVAAITAVLAAISFVALGLLAHPGVDNTRAYEGTDTRAGGLLIGAFLAIALMNAGGSIRRERRYRSALEAAGLSGLVGIGWLVAQTDQATIATYRWGLLLLSVCTAAVLAAVAHPNTLLGRAFGIAPLRWVGERSYGLYLWHLPVIVFTPQDVLATQPVVRGLGQVLVMVGLAAASWHFIEDPIRTHGLLGALRAGGAFVQRPGSAPDSRRSPGLVLGASVFLPLAVLAMLLPRALPRESASQIAAPLPTPVTAPDTSSTPGSPTTPGTSAPTSPSPSGPTRTKCTSVFLVGDSTSEGLYGKASVLSPAQNLKGQLQDVGVRSFTADISGARSIIESYENEPSGEQVVKKRVAAGYHGCWIISLGNVDAATVAKYAPDTTTIPARINTIMNTIGKDQPVMWLTTRTGLQRGTFQESSYPPWNKGLVTACSSYPDMRVFDWASAYKNAWIGPDGIHSTKTGYQHKAQLMAQAMAIGFPASATPPTNCLISNR from the coding sequence GTGCCACGGCCGGTTGACAGCCACACCACCTACCGCCCCGGCCTGGACGGCGTCCGTGCGTTGGCCGTGGGGTTGGTCATCGTGTTCCACCTTGGACTGACCGGGTTCAAGGGCGGGTTGCTGGGTGTCGGCATCTTCTTCACCCTCAGCGGTTATCTGATCACCGGCCTGCTCATCAGCGGTTGGCAGCGACGGGGTGGTTGGGGCCTGCGCACCTTCTGGTTGCGGCGCGCCCGGCGACTGTTGCCTGCCGTGATCGTGGTGTTGGCCACCAGCATGGCCGTCGTGGCGATCACCGATCCCGCCGATCTGGCCCGTCGCGCGGTGGAAGCTCTGGCCGCACTGGTCTACGTCGCGAACTGGCACACCATCGCCACCGGTGGCTCCTACTTCGTCCAGGTTCATGGTTCCGGGCCATATGAGCACCTGTGGTCCCTGTCGGTGGAAGAGCAGTTCTACCTGATCTGGCCGTTGCTGCTGGTGTTGCTGGTCGCCCTCACCCGGGCCCGGCTGAAGCTGGTCGCCGCCATTACCGCAGTGCTCGCGGCAATCTCTTTCGTCGCGCTGGGCCTGCTCGCGCATCCGGGAGTCGACAACACCCGCGCGTACGAGGGCACCGACACGCGCGCCGGCGGGTTACTGATCGGTGCCTTCCTGGCCATCGCCCTGATGAACGCGGGCGGATCGATACGCCGCGAACGCCGCTACCGATCCGCTCTGGAGGCGGCCGGACTTAGCGGACTGGTCGGTATCGGGTGGTTGGTCGCGCAGACCGATCAGGCCACGATCGCTACCTACCGCTGGGGGCTGTTGCTGCTCAGCGTCTGCACCGCCGCGGTACTGGCTGCGGTCGCCCACCCCAATACCCTGCTGGGCAGGGCCTTCGGGATTGCGCCGCTGCGGTGGGTGGGCGAGCGGTCCTACGGCCTGTACCTGTGGCACCTACCGGTGATCGTCTTCACCCCGCAGGATGTACTCGCAACCCAACCGGTCGTGCGCGGCCTGGGGCAGGTGCTGGTCATGGTGGGCCTCGCCGCGGCTTCCTGGCATTTCATCGAAGACCCGATCCGCACGCACGGGCTGCTCGGCGCGCTACGAGCGGGGGGCGCGTTTGTGCAGCGCCCGGGGAGTGCACCCGACAGTCGTCGATCGCCCGGGCTGGTGCTGGGTGCGTCGGTCTTCCTACCGCTTGCGGTGCTTGCCATGCTGCTGCCCCGGGCGTTACCGCGCGAGTCCGCCTCGCAGATTGCCGCACCGCTGCCCACCCCGGTGACCGCCCCCGATACCTCCAGTACCCCCGGCTCGCCCACCACACCCGGCACGTCGGCACCGACGTCACCATCGCCCAGCGGGCCGACGCGTACCAAGTGCACCAGCGTGTTCCTGGTGGGCGATTCGACCTCCGAGGGGCTTTACGGGAAGGCCTCGGTGCTCTCGCCTGCACAGAATCTGAAGGGTCAGCTGCAGGACGTAGGGGTCCGCAGCTTCACTGCGGACATTTCAGGCGCTCGCAGCATCATCGAGTCCTATGAGAATGAGCCCTCGGGTGAGCAGGTGGTCAAGAAGCGAGTTGCGGCTGGGTATCACGGCTGCTGGATCATCTCGCTGGGCAATGTCGACGCCGCCACCGTCGCCAAGTACGCGCCGGACACCACCACCATCCCCGCCCGGATCAATACGATCATGAACACCATCGGTAAGGATCAGCCCGTGATGTGGCTGACCACCCGGACCGGACTGCAACGCGGCACATTTCAAGAGAGCTCGTACCCGCCGTGGAACAAGGGTCTGGTCACCGCCTGCAGCAGTTACCCCGACATGCGGGTGTTCGACTGGGCCAGCGCGTACAAAAATGCATGGATCGGTCCCGACGGTATCCACTCCACAAAGACCGGGTACCAGCACAAGGCCCAACTCATGGCGCAGGCAATGGCCATCGGTTTCCCCGCCTCCGCGACCCCGCCGACGAACTGCCTCATCAGCAACCGATGA
- a CDS encoding GNAT family protein, producing the protein MLTDLEVPRLLDAPLLLRAFADADAALVAEAGTDPLIPLITTVPTGPAAIAAVQAFIERQRDRAKSGQGYSFVIADAGTDLGMGQIGVWPHHQGRASVGYWVAASARRRGIAHHALQMVSTWALTLPDVHRLELYVEPWNEGSWRAAERAGFAREGLLRSWQPVGGQRCDMYMYSRLRTDPAPEHKTADGR; encoded by the coding sequence GTGTTGACCGACCTCGAAGTGCCACGACTGCTGGATGCGCCATTGTTGCTGCGTGCTTTCGCCGACGCGGACGCTGCGCTGGTGGCTGAAGCCGGCACTGATCCCTTGATACCGCTGATCACCACGGTGCCAACCGGTCCCGCCGCGATAGCCGCGGTGCAGGCCTTCATTGAGCGACAGCGAGATCGAGCCAAGAGCGGACAGGGGTACTCCTTTGTCATCGCCGACGCCGGGACAGACCTCGGTATGGGGCAGATTGGGGTGTGGCCGCATCACCAAGGACGAGCCAGTGTCGGCTACTGGGTTGCGGCTTCTGCTCGTCGTCGAGGGATTGCTCACCACGCGCTGCAGATGGTGTCGACTTGGGCCCTGACCTTGCCGGATGTGCACCGGTTGGAACTGTATGTGGAACCGTGGAACGAAGGCTCCTGGCGTGCCGCAGAACGAGCTGGCTTTGCCCGTGAAGGCCTCCTACGAAGTTGGCAGCCCGTCGGTGGTCAGCGTTGTGACATGTACATGTACTCACGACTGCGGACCGACCCCGCCCCTGAGCACAAAACAGCCGACGGTCGATGA
- the arfB gene encoding alternative ribosome rescue aminoacyl-tRNA hydrolase ArfB: MDDLQIPPGPGAPRGLTIPAGELLEQFSHASGPGGQGVNTADSRVQLRFDIATTTALTEAQRELALERLVTRLSGTVLTISAAEHRSQRRNRTAARERLAILLRDAVAPSPTRRPTRRTRGSHRRRLEAKRERSEIKQNRQQPRPD, encoded by the coding sequence GTGGACGACCTGCAGATACCACCGGGACCGGGTGCACCCCGGGGATTGACCATTCCAGCCGGCGAGCTTCTCGAGCAGTTCTCGCACGCGTCCGGACCTGGTGGCCAAGGCGTCAACACTGCAGACTCACGCGTGCAACTCAGGTTCGACATCGCAACCACGACAGCGCTGACCGAGGCTCAGCGGGAACTCGCGCTCGAGCGACTCGTTACCCGGCTGTCCGGCACGGTGCTCACGATCAGCGCCGCCGAGCACCGCTCCCAGCGACGCAATCGAACCGCGGCAAGGGAGCGTCTCGCCATACTGCTTCGCGACGCCGTCGCGCCCTCGCCGACCCGCCGTCCAACCCGTCGCACCCGCGGCTCGCACCGTCGCCGGCTGGAGGCAAAGCGTGAGCGCTCCGAGATCAAGCAGAATCGTCAGCAGCCCCGCCCGGACTGA
- a CDS encoding type II toxin-antitoxin system VapC family toxin → MIGLDTNVVVRYLVQDDPDQSAAASALIEGLTETEPGYLSLVTVVELYWVLRRAYMVSVDRCAELVGGLLDARELRVDQDDVVRAALGASPDGLDFADAVVAELGRAAGCNYTVTFDRRAARGGAMQLLKAQPTDS, encoded by the coding sequence GTGATCGGGCTCGACACCAATGTTGTCGTCCGGTATCTGGTGCAAGACGATCCGGACCAATCGGCCGCGGCGTCCGCATTGATTGAGGGGCTGACCGAGACCGAACCCGGCTATCTGAGTCTGGTGACCGTCGTTGAGCTGTATTGGGTGTTGCGACGCGCCTACATGGTGAGCGTCGACCGTTGCGCCGAACTGGTGGGAGGTCTCCTGGACGCGCGGGAACTTCGAGTTGACCAAGACGACGTGGTGCGAGCTGCGCTGGGCGCTAGCCCTGATGGGTTGGACTTCGCGGATGCGGTTGTTGCCGAGCTCGGCCGCGCCGCAGGGTGCAACTACACAGTGACCTTCGACCGGCGGGCAGCGCGAGGCGGCGCCATGCAACTTCTCAAGGCCCAGCCGACCGACTCGTGA
- a CDS encoding alpha/beta hydrolase gives MPLVLLPATAETAEDWDLVASTLCRSRAVYAVNLRGHGPSDWPGTYSIGLMADDVTHLLDWGLTGGAVDLVGHSLGGLVACQVAAARPELVRRLVLEDVGLLHPRSADPPPKPAGVLLFDWGVVEQVRPEIDNFDPGWADVIAAIPTPSLVVAGGHRSPIPQERIDDLVRLLPNGQMVTIDAGHLVHATQPDAFIHHLVTFLGK, from the coding sequence GTGCCGTTGGTGTTGCTGCCCGCCACCGCCGAGACGGCCGAGGATTGGGACCTTGTGGCGTCGACGCTGTGCCGGTCGCGTGCCGTGTATGCGGTCAACTTGAGAGGTCATGGCCCCAGCGACTGGCCAGGGACGTACTCAATCGGGCTGATGGCAGACGATGTGACGCACCTACTGGACTGGGGGCTAACCGGTGGTGCTGTTGACCTTGTCGGCCATTCCTTGGGCGGGCTGGTTGCCTGCCAGGTCGCCGCCGCTCGTCCGGAGTTGGTGCGCCGCCTTGTGCTCGAAGACGTTGGCCTGCTGCATCCCCGCTCAGCCGATCCTCCGCCGAAGCCCGCTGGCGTTCTGCTGTTCGACTGGGGCGTTGTCGAGCAGGTACGCCCAGAGATCGATAACTTCGACCCTGGGTGGGCCGATGTGATCGCTGCGATCCCAACTCCATCCCTCGTTGTGGCCGGCGGTCATCGCAGCCCCATTCCGCAAGAGCGGATAGACGACCTCGTCCGCCTCCTTCCGAATGGTCAGATGGTGACTATCGACGCTGGTCACCTCGTGCACGCCACCCAGCCCGACGCGTTCATTCACCATCTGGTGACGTTCCTGGGCAAGTAG